A single Pseudomonas brassicacearum DNA region contains:
- a CDS encoding Lrp/AsnC family transcriptional regulator has translation MHKLDRYDLKILQILAEDGRITKSSLAEAINLSVTPAWERVRKLEAAGLIIGYRAQIDWGAVFKRQQVLVEITLARHTAQDMRRFEQRMIAAPEVAFCYATGGGVDYLAMIQAPDVDAYQRFVDQLLLEDLGIERYFTYIVTKTIKTSGALPAELSEPS, from the coding sequence ATGCACAAGCTTGATCGCTACGACCTCAAGATCCTGCAGATCCTCGCCGAGGACGGGCGGATTACCAAGTCGAGCCTGGCCGAGGCCATCAACCTGTCGGTGACGCCGGCCTGGGAGCGGGTGCGCAAGCTCGAAGCTGCGGGCCTGATCATCGGCTATCGGGCGCAGATCGATTGGGGCGCGGTGTTCAAGCGTCAGCAGGTGCTGGTGGAAATCACCCTGGCCCGGCACACCGCCCAGGACATGCGCCGTTTCGAGCAACGCATGATCGCCGCGCCAGAAGTGGCGTTCTGTTACGCCACCGGCGGCGGTGTGGATTACCTGGCGATGATCCAGGCGCCAGACGTCGATGCCTATCAGCGTTTCGTCGACCAACTGCTGCTCGAAGACCTCGGCATCGAACGCTACTTCACCTACATCGTCACCAAGACCATCAAGACCAGCGGCGCCTTGCCGGCGGAGTTGTCCGAGCCGTCGTGA
- the doeB gene encoding N(2)-acetyl-L-2,4-diaminobutanoate deacetylase DoeB: MPDLPNNPISATVDFTREGVQHGFLKLPHSRDDSAWGAVMIPITVIQRGSGPTALLSGGNHGDEYEGPVALSKLAQQLTAEDVSGRVIIVPFMNTPAFHAGRRTSPIDKGNLNRSFPGRPDGTVTEKIADYFNRTLLPLADIVLDIHSGGRTLDFLPFAACHVLPDKQQQARCEAGMLAFNAPYCMRMLELDAGAMYDTAAESQGKVFVTTELGGGGSSTARSVAIAERGVRNLLIHAGILRGTIELQPSLVLDMPDASCFIASEHDGLLEMCRDLGEHVTGGEVVARIYDATRSGVAPVEYRAARSGLLAARHFPGLVQCGDTLAVIADVLA; this comes from the coding sequence ATGCCTGACTTGCCCAACAATCCCATCAGCGCCACGGTCGACTTTACCCGCGAGGGCGTGCAGCACGGTTTTCTCAAACTGCCGCATTCGCGGGACGATTCGGCCTGGGGCGCTGTGATGATTCCCATCACCGTCATCCAGCGCGGCAGCGGCCCGACGGCGCTGCTCAGCGGTGGCAACCACGGTGACGAATACGAAGGCCCGGTGGCCCTGAGCAAACTGGCGCAGCAACTGACGGCTGAAGACGTGAGCGGGCGGGTGATCATCGTGCCGTTCATGAACACCCCGGCCTTCCATGCCGGGCGCCGGACTTCGCCCATCGACAAGGGCAACCTGAACCGCAGTTTTCCCGGCAGGCCGGACGGCACCGTCACCGAGAAAATCGCTGACTATTTCAATCGCACGCTGCTGCCCTTGGCCGACATTGTCCTGGACATTCATTCCGGCGGCCGAACCCTGGATTTCCTGCCGTTTGCCGCCTGCCACGTCTTGCCGGACAAGCAGCAGCAAGCGCGCTGCGAGGCCGGGATGCTGGCGTTCAACGCGCCGTATTGCATGCGCATGCTGGAGTTGGACGCCGGGGCGATGTACGACACGGCGGCCGAGTCCCAGGGCAAGGTGTTCGTCACCACCGAACTGGGCGGCGGCGGTTCGTCGACTGCCCGCAGCGTGGCGATTGCCGAGCGTGGGGTGCGCAACCTGTTGATCCATGCCGGCATCCTGCGGGGCACGATCGAGTTGCAGCCCTCGCTGGTGCTCGACATGCCGGACGCCAGTTGTTTCATCGCCAGCGAACACGACGGCTTGCTGGAAATGTGCCGCGACCTGGGGGAGCACGTGACCGGGGGCGAGGTGGTCGCGCGCATCTACGACGCCACCCGCAGCGGCGTCGCCCCGGTCGAATACCGCGCGGCCCGCAGCGGCCTGCTGGCGGCCCGGCACTTTCCCGGGTTGGTGCAGTGTGGCGATACGCTGGCGGTGATTGCGGATGTGTTGGCGTGA